Proteins from a single region of Neodiprion virginianus isolate iyNeoVirg1 chromosome 4, iyNeoVirg1.1, whole genome shotgun sequence:
- the LOC124302830 gene encoding facilitated trehalose transporter Tret1-2 homolog has protein sequence MEDENRNDRKTDEAKQSDANSSAKEVSGRSHLLRQTLTAIGPIMSTISVGATFGYSAVLLPQLKPDSAAAAGGFGRDLNASSVFWLENKLNDYDRDHRITTSSLDDESWIAASAALLMAPGCWLSGILMERLGRRVSQILVSPAYLIAWATVGFAPNFTALIVGRLLSGLCVGLQGPLGPVYVAETSEPRMRGILLAGISLAIAVGILISHVLGTWFSWRVAAHLCAGFPVLSLLACVFAPESPSWLVKKKRISDATNAWLYLRGKNAAAEFRALEYRSSETPENSTTGGAVWNSRTFLAPLAILNVFFFVQQFSGVNAVAFYCVQLIADVSEPADNRNAHYATLVLDVVRVVASFFACWLTRRCGRRGLALVSGAGTASSLFVLGGGLLFGLGTPWLPGSMLVVFVFLVSVGLVPLPWLLCGEIFPVAARGLGSGLSSGFAFVCFFIVVKTGPAMTATLSNPGTFLLYGSLTAAGTVFLYFFLPETKDKTLQDIEDHFLRNRNAPAAAVVATSNTIHTVGDDSMKESHP, from the coding sequence ATGGAGGATGAGAACAGAAATGACCGCAAGACGGACGAGGCAAAGCAATCGGATGCTAACTCATCGGCAAAGGAAGTCTCGGGAAGGTCACATCTATTGAGACAAACACTGACGGCGATCGGTCCGATAATGTCTACGATATCGGTCGGCGCGACCTTCGGTTACAGCGCGGTGCTTCTGCCGCAGCTGAAGCCTGactcagcagcagcagcgggGGGCTTCGGCCGAGATCTAAACGCGAGCAGCGTGTTCTGGCTGGAAAACAAGCTGAACGATTACGACAGGGATCATCGAATAACGACGAGCAGCCTCGATGATGAATCTTGGATCGCGGCCTCCGCGGCCCTTCTGATGGCCCCGGGTTGCTGGCTCTCGGGTATCCTGATGGAGCGCCTGGGCAGACGCGTGTCTCAGATCCTGGTGAGTCCCGCGTACCTGATCGCCTGGGCGACGGTCGGTTTTGCCCCTAATTTCACGGCCCTGATAGTCGGTCGTTTATTGTCGGGCCTCTGCGTCGGCCTCCAGGGTCCGCTGGGTCCGGTTTACGTGGCCGAGACGAGCGAGCCGCGCATGCGCGGGATCCTGCTGGCCGGTATAAGCCTGGCCATTGCCGTGGGGATATTGATCTCCCACGTCCTCGGGACCTGGTTCTCCTGGCGGGTCGCCGCCCACCTTTGCGCCGGGTTCCCTGTCCTGTCTCTCCTCGCCTGCGTCTTCGCCCCGGAGAGCCCATCCTGGCTCGTGAAGAAGAAGCGGATTTCTGATGCGACGAACGCCTGGCTTTACCTCCGGGGTAAGAACGCGGCAGCGGAATTTCGAGCGTTGGAATATCGCTCGTCGGAAACCCCCGAAAACTCGACGACCGGCGGTGCAGTCTGGAACTCCCGGACGTTTCTCGCGCCCCTAGCGATCCTCAacgtatttttcttcgttcaaCAATTCTCGGGCGTAAACGCGGTTGCCTTCTACTGCGTACAATTGATCGCCGACGTTTCCGAGCCCGCGGATAATCGCAACGCACATTACGCCACCTTGGTTCTCGACGTCGTTCGCGTCGTCGCCAGCTTCTTTGCCTGCTGGTTGACCCGCCGATGCGGTCGGCGAGGCCTCGCCCTCGTTTCCGGCGCCGGAACGGCGTCGAGTCTCTTCGTGCTCGGCGGAGGGCTGCTCTTCGGCCTGGGAACGCCGTGGCTTCCGGGCTCGATGCTCGTCGTTTTCGTCTTCCTGGTCAGCGTCGGTCTGGTGCCACTGCCCTGGCTTTTATGCGGCGAGATATTCCCCGTCGCGGCACGCGGCCTCGGATCCGGTCTCAGTTCGGGCTTCGCGTTCGTTTGCTTTTTCATCGTCGTCAAGACCGGACCTGCGATGACCGCGACCCTGAGTAATCCGGGGACTTTTCTACTTTACGGATCTCTGACCGCGGCTGGTACGGTATTCTTGTACTTCTTCTTACCCGAGACAAAGGACAAAACTCTCCAAGATATAGAGGATCACTTTTTACGGAATAGAAACGCTCCCGCCGCCGCCGTGGTCGCAACCTCGAATACAATTCATACAGTCGGTGATGACAGTATGAAGGAAAGTCACCCGTAG